In Moorena sp. SIOASIH, the following proteins share a genomic window:
- a CDS encoding STAS domain-containing protein: protein MTQATLSAKLRIIQPSGHINASNAIEFKSQLTEAVVAAEDSALLVDMHQLESLDSAGLMALIHALKLARTLERRFGLCSVAPSIRIMLELTKLDGVFEIFESHEAFATAL from the coding sequence ATGACACAGGCGACCCTAAGTGCAAAATTAAGAATTATTCAACCTTCCGGTCATATTAACGCTTCTAATGCAATTGAGTTTAAAAGTCAGTTGACAGAAGCTGTGGTGGCTGCTGAGGATTCAGCTTTGTTGGTTGATATGCATCAGTTAGAGTCTCTCGACAGTGCTGGCTTAATGGCTTTAATTCATGCCCTGAAGCTAGCAAGAACTCTAGAGAGGCGCTTTGGTCTTTGCTCCGTAGCTCCTTCAATTCGCATTATGCTGGAGCTAACTAAATTAGATGGGGTGTTTGAGATTTTTGAGAGCCATGAGGCTTTTGCTACAGCCCTCTAG
- a CDS encoding ammonium transporter — translation MSRHKYKRLKHQITSVPSRWYFCLSLAITILLGWVGVAAAQDSNTNNFTNLSTIWLLVSSFLVFFMNAGFAMLEAGLCRRRNATNVLAKNLIVFCISALAFWLIGFGLMFGDGITYSCVPGENTSLSLVGQKGLFFNLPFPQFGNLGFPESGFNCLNQDWSNRSFAALFLFQLVFAGTAATIVSGAVAERVKFWAFLLFSFFLVGFIYPVTGHWVWGHYGWLAKALKFHDFAGSTVVHSVGGMAGLVGAWLLKPRQGRFGYNLRTDRYEGLETEKFSADNLGLATLGCLILWLGWFGFNGGSAKDLDYVANTITTTMMAAAAGGISSVFFSPIILGKPSLASIINGILGGLVGITASAAFVDIRSAFIIGSISGIFVLLGEYFLQVWKIDDPVGSVPVHLFCGFWGTIALGIFSSNSSLLYSELDVYDDPLLQVLCQFLGWLIIIIVTALLSLLGWLLVSLILYYASQINDRISGKQGHRKQYRQNQYFQLGEFILTIFEIARRGIRVSLEEEISGSDGVFYNP, via the coding sequence ATGTCTCGACATAAGTACAAGAGATTAAAACACCAAATCACCTCGGTACCGAGCCGTTGGTACTTCTGCCTATCTTTGGCTATTACCATCCTGCTGGGATGGGTTGGTGTAGCAGCAGCACAAGATAGTAACACGAATAATTTCACTAACCTGTCTACTATCTGGTTGTTAGTTTCATCTTTTCTAGTCTTTTTTATGAATGCTGGCTTTGCCATGTTAGAAGCCGGGTTATGTAGACGGAGAAATGCGACTAATGTCTTGGCTAAAAATTTAATAGTTTTCTGTATATCAGCCTTAGCATTTTGGCTAATTGGCTTTGGCTTAATGTTTGGTGATGGCATCACTTACAGTTGTGTTCCAGGAGAAAATACTAGTTTAAGTTTAGTGGGTCAAAAGGGGTTGTTTTTTAATCTTCCCTTTCCCCAATTTGGAAATCTTGGTTTTCCAGAATCAGGATTTAATTGTCTCAATCAAGATTGGTCTAATCGCTCCTTTGCTGCTCTATTTTTATTTCAGTTAGTCTTTGCTGGAACTGCAGCGACTATTGTTTCAGGAGCTGTTGCTGAACGGGTAAAATTCTGGGCATTTCTCCTATTTAGTTTTTTCCTGGTTGGTTTTATCTATCCCGTAACCGGTCACTGGGTTTGGGGACACTATGGTTGGCTAGCCAAGGCGCTAAAATTTCATGATTTTGCGGGTTCAACTGTAGTCCATAGTGTTGGTGGTATGGCTGGCTTGGTAGGGGCTTGGCTACTAAAGCCACGACAAGGTCGTTTTGGCTACAATTTAAGAACAGATAGATATGAAGGTCTCGAAACTGAAAAGTTCTCTGCGGATAATCTGGGTTTAGCCACCTTAGGCTGCTTAATTCTTTGGCTGGGCTGGTTTGGTTTTAATGGTGGCTCAGCAAAGGATCTCGATTATGTAGCCAATACCATCACAACTACCATGATGGCAGCAGCAGCTGGTGGAATATCCAGCGTATTTTTTAGTCCAATTATCCTGGGAAAACCCAGTCTAGCCTCAATTATCAATGGCATTTTAGGTGGGTTGGTGGGAATTACAGCCTCAGCTGCTTTTGTAGATATCAGAAGTGCATTTATAATTGGCTCGATCAGCGGTATTTTTGTCCTTTTGGGCGAATATTTTCTACAAGTTTGGAAAATTGATGACCCCGTAGGTTCGGTTCCTGTTCACCTTTTCTGTGGATTTTGGGGAACGATTGCCTTAGGAATCTTTAGTAGCAATAGTTCTCTGTTGTACTCGGAACTTGATGTATATGACGATCCATTACTACAAGTGTTGTGTCAGTTTTTAGGCTGGCTGATTATTATCATTGTAACAGCTCTATTGAGTTTATTAGGTTGGCTATTAGTGAGCCTAATTTTATATTATGCAAGCCAGATCAATGATCGGATTAGTGGCAAACAAGGCCATAGGAAACAATACCGTCAAAACCAATATTTTCAATTGGGAGAATTTATCTTAACTATTTTTGAAATTGCTCGTCGAGGAATCAGGGTATCTTTGGAAGAAGAAATCAGTGGTAGCGATGGAGTTTTTTATAATCCTTAG